The following is a genomic window from Bacteroidota bacterium.
AAGACGGAGTTTCATCTCACCGGCGACCACAAGGCGTTTTGGATGCCCGGGGACTTCGACACGAATGAGTATGCATACAGCGAAACAAAACTGAGCGAGGTTGATGCGGAGATCGGCAGGAGGGTCGGTGAAATTTTCACGCGTTCGGTGATCAGCAAGGATTTTGTCCAGACCCCGGTAATGATGAAGTCTGCCGACGGACTCTACATCAACATATTCGAAGCCGCCGTTGTCAATTATCCGGCAATGTGTCTGCACATCAATAAAGAGAATTTCTTGCTGACGTCAGCCATTGCGCCCGACCCTGTCGGCAACAAGGCGTACCTGCAAACGCCGGCGCGAACTCCGTGGCGGGTTGTGTTCGTCAGTGACAAAGCCGCCGACATTCTCGGCTCGAAAATAATTCTTAATCTCAACGAACCGTCGAAGATACAAGACGTCAGTTGGATCAAGCCCATCAAATACATCGGCATTTGGTGGGAGCTACATGTGGGAAGATCGTCGTGGAACTATGCCGACGTGAACAACGTCCGTCTTGGAGAAACGGATTGGAAAAGCTTGAAGCCCAACGGCCGTCACGGCGCAACAACCGAACGGACGAAATACTACATCGACTTCGCCGCGAAGCACGGGTTCGACCAGGTTCTGGTCGAAGGATGGAATGTTGGGTGGGAGGATTGGTTCGGAAAATGGAAGGAAGAAGTGTTCGATTTCGTCACACCCTATCCCGATTTTGATGTTGACGAGTTGCAGAAATATGCCGCCTCGAAGGGCGTGAAGCTGATGATGCATCACGAAACATCGGCATCGGTGACGAACTACGAACGGAGAATGGATGATGCCTTCTCGTTCATGAACAAGCACGGCTACGACGCGGTGAAAACAGGCTATGTCGGCAAGATTATTCCCCGAGGCGAATATCATGACGGGCAATGGATGACGAACCACTATGTGCGCGTCGTGGAGAAGGCGGCGAAGTACAAGATCATGGTGAACGCGCACGAGCCTGTCCGCCCGACGGGTCTGCACCGGACATGGCCCAACTGGCTTGCCTGCGAAGCCGCACGCGGCAACGAGTTCAACGCGTGGAGCCAGGGGAACCCGCCGTTCCACGAAACCATTCTCCCTTTCACCCGCTTGCTTGGCGGACCGATGGATTACACGCCGGGCATCTTTCAAATCAAAATGAACTTCTACAATCCGGACAAGAAAGAACAAGTCCACACCACTCTCACAAAACAACTCGCCCTTTACGTTACGCTTTACAGTCCGCTGCAAATGGCCGCCGACTTGCCCGAGAACTACGAGGCGAAACTCGATGCGTTTCAATTCATCAAAGATGTTGCGGTGGATTGGGACGACACGAAGATACTTGAAGCGGAGCCGGGCGATTACATTACGATGGCTCGGAAAGCCAAAGGGAAGAATGAATGGTACCTCGGCGCCATCACGGACGAGAACGCCCGAACGGCAACCGCGCCTCTTTCTTTTCTCGATCCAAAACAATCCTACGTTGCCACAATCTACGCAGACGCCCCGGATGCCCATTGGGAGAAAAACCCGATGGCATACACAATCAACGGTTTTCTTGTCGATGCCAGGACGGTGCTGAAACTGAAGCTTGCCCCGGGCGGCGGCTCGGCTGTGAGCATCCGGCCTACAACTACCGGCGACCTGAAAGGCATGAAAAAGTACCCGTAATTCGGGGGTCTTCTTCAGCGAATGAGGCAACCATTCCACGCTTCCATTTGTTTGAGTGGTTAGACACGAACTCCCCTTTCGGGCGGAAAGAGAAGTTTCAAGTTCGTACCCACATCAAACAACTACTTCGGAGGAACAATGAGAACACGGGTTGCCCCCACTATTGCGTGCATCATCGTCCTGTTTCTGGCGGCGGGTGTTGCGTCGCGCGAAGCTCATGCACAAACGCAGGTAACGCTTGACGCAAGCAAGGATAATACATTGTACGAAGACCCGTCGGGATCGTTGAGCAACGGCGCCGGGCCTGGATTTTTTACCGGAAAGACCATTGCGGGAGCAATCAGACGCGGGTTGCTTGCGTTTGATGTTGCCGGCGGGATACCGGCAAATGCAACCATCACAAACGTGACACTGACACTGACTGTCACGCAAGCCCAAGCAATCGCACAGGTTATCGGCTTACATCGTGCATCGGCGGATTGGGGCGAGGGGACATCCATCGGAGGGGGAACGGGTGGCGGAGCCGGCGGCCCCGCGACAACAGGCGATGCAACCTGGCTGCACAGGTTCTTCAATACAACATTGTGGACAACACCCGGCGGCGACTTCGCCGCAACGCCGAGCGCGACATCGTCTGTTGGCGGACTCGGGACGTACACGTGGGCATCGACCCCGGCCCTGGTTGCCGACGTGCAGCAGTGGCTCGACACACCTTCTTCCAACTTCGGATGGGTGATTGTGGGGGGAGAGGGCGCATCGGCTACGGCGAAGCGGTTCGATTCACGCGAACACCCGACACCCTCCTCCCGTCCCAAGCTCGCGATCACCTATACCGGGCCGACAAGCGTTCCGCAAGAAACGCCCCACACCTTTGCGTTGCATCAGAACTTTCCCAATCCCTTCAATCCCTCGACCACGATCCGGTTCGAACTCGCGCAGCCGGGCCGCGCTTCATTGAAGATTTTCAACTTGTTGGGACAGGAAATTGCAACGCTTGTTGACGGGAATTTCTCCGCAGGCGCGCACTCCGTGGCGTGGGATGCGGCGGAGTTCAGCACGGGCGTGTACGTGTACCGGCTTGAAGCGGCAGGGAATGTCGCGACAAGGAAACTTGTGCTGGCGCGGTAGAAGGAATCGATGAAGAGCATAACAACCGCTGTGATCCTCCTCGTTCTGTTCAACCCGGTTCAGATGTGTGCTCAGATTGCATTGCCCCGGGAAGAACGTGTCATGGTCACGCTTGACGGTACTGTGACCACACAGGAATGGGAAAAGTCCCGCAAAATTGCTTTGACGGAAAACTACAGCCTGTATCTTATGGCCGACTCGGCGTGGTTATACATAGCGGCGCTTGGACCGGCACAGGCATTACCCTATACGGATATATTCGTCAAAACCGGTGCAGGGATTATCAACCTGCATGCATCAATGCAATTGGGCGAGCGGGTATTGCCCGAAGACAATTCGTGGGATGATACCAACCCCGCCTGGAAATGGGGCAACAATATTGATTGGACTGCCAACACGGTACGCTATGCAGCAGGTGTTTCGGACACCATACCCTTCCGCAACCAAATACGACCGTATGATGGCCAGGAGTTCAGGATATCCTTGAAGAAAACAGGAGTCGCGTTTTCCTTCTTCGTGCTCATCAGGGATTTTGTCGATGAGAAGGCGTTCGCAACTTTCCCGCTGCAAGGAACATCGCATGATCTCACGTCGTGGGAAAGAATATCTCTTGCTTCTGTTCACCCGCTGCCGATGAAGCTTTTCGCGGCAAAACTGAAAGTGAAAAACCTTGAAGCGGCTGCAGCATTCTATACCGGCGTTTTGGGATTCCGGCCCGACTCTTCAGTCCGCAACCCCGACGAACTCCATCTTGTCACGAATGCCTACAAGATAATCCTGCAGGAAGATACAACCGCACACTATCCGGACGGGAAAGCGCTTTCATCGGTAAGCATTTCCATGGCTCTCCGGAACATCGATAATTCCTATCAAACACTCAAATCACAAGGGGTAAGATTCTTCTCGGAAGAAAAACGCAAAGAAGGAGTCGGCTATTCCATGAAGATCTTCGACCCTTCCGGCAATCCCATTTCCATTATGCAACTCACTTACCCGAATGCCCCGGAAATACATGAGCCCTATATTTACAATTGCGGTTACTATGTTCCTTCCATGGATACGGCAAGGGAGTTCTACGCGAATGTTCTGGGATTTACGGAGCGTTCGGAACGATACCTGCCCGATGATATGCCGTTAGGCTACCGCGACGGTTCCTTTGCCTTTATGCTGCATCAGACCCGGCCCGAATTCGAACATGTAGTAACCCCCAATATGAAACTCGTTTTTCAAGTTTCCGACAGAATCGCATTCAAAGATATGCTGATGAAGAACACGGTTCATTTCTCGGAGAGCAAGGATATCATTACCATAACCGACAGAAGCGGAATTCAGACAGACATAATTTTCACGGAGTAATACTTCACCGTCTTGTTCTGAAGCGGTTGCGTTGTTTCTTTAAGATTATCGGAAGGGGCATCTTTTGGGATGCCCTTTCTATTTTCCGGCGTTGAGATTGGGCGAGGGAGTTGGTATCTTGACGTGGAAGACCATGACTATGGTGCTGTAAGTGCGCCATGGCAGCCAAAAGCCGTTACCCGGGTCGTTGGCAAACATGGCAGGTATGGCCTGAAAACAGAAATGACTATGCGTTCCCCGTCCACCGCCTCTGCGGCATCCTTACAAAGGCTTGTCGACCGGCTTGCATCAAGAAAACATATTCCCCATGCCGTCTTGGTGCTGGAGACCCTCGACCAATCATTCTCATGGTCCGGCGCAACAGGCAAGGCATTGCCTGACGGCACACCCATGACAACCAATACGCCGTACTTCATTGCCAGTATTGACAAGATCTTTGTTGCTGCCGTCATTCTGATTCTGCACGAACGTCGGGTTCTTTCGATCGAGCGTTCCATTGCGGAATATCTCCCGCCGGGAGTAATCAATGGGCTGCATCGCCTCAACGGTACCGACTACTCAGAACGAATCACAATACGGAACCTCCTGGGTCACACGTCCGGTTTGCCGGATTATTTGGAAGATTACCCGAAACGGGGCCCCAGCCTGGTTGAGCAATTGTTCAGCGGCGAGGACCGGGAACTCACAATGGAGACCATCCTCCGTGTTGTGAAAGAGCAACTTGAACCGCATTTCCCGCCGCAGGCCAAGGATGCCACAAAACAAAGAGTGCGGTACAGTGACACCAACTTCAAACTCCTTGCCGCAATTATTGAAGTTGTGTGCAA
Proteins encoded in this region:
- a CDS encoding T9SS type A sorting domain-containing protein, whose protein sequence is MRTRVAPTIACIIVLFLAAGVASREAHAQTQVTLDASKDNTLYEDPSGSLSNGAGPGFFTGKTIAGAIRRGLLAFDVAGGIPANATITNVTLTLTVTQAQAIAQVIGLHRASADWGEGTSIGGGTGGGAGGPATTGDATWLHRFFNTTLWTTPGGDFAATPSATSSVGGLGTYTWASTPALVADVQQWLDTPSSNFGWVIVGGEGASATAKRFDSREHPTPSSRPKLAITYTGPTSVPQETPHTFALHQNFPNPFNPSTTIRFELAQPGRASLKIFNLLGQEIATLVDGNFSAGAHSVAWDAAEFSTGVYVYRLEAAGNVATRKLVLAR
- a CDS encoding beta-lactamase family protein; this translates as MPFLFSGVEIGRGSWYLDVEDHDYGAVSAPWQPKAVTRVVGKHGRYGLKTEMTMRSPSTASAASLQRLVDRLASRKHIPHAVLVLETLDQSFSWSGATGKALPDGTPMTTNTPYFIASIDKIFVAAVILILHERRVLSIERSIAEYLPPGVINGLHRLNGTDYSERITIRNLLGHTSGLPDYLEDYPKRGPSLVEQLFSGEDRELTMETILRVVKEQLEPHFPPQAKDATKQRVRYSDTNFKLLAAIIEVVCNTPLPQTVAEMIFLPLKLPHTWYAGFSGPSELPSPPAMLWVGDRPLDRPRLLRSLHSIYSTPSDQVAFLRALVQGRLFQNGSTLSLMQGRWNRFGIPLDRGALRSPGWPIEYALGLKRFQLPRLFAPFSPMPSVIGHTGSTGTWLFYCHQLKVFVAGAVNQATAGAVPFRLVPEVLRIVSRDVTNEEND
- a CDS encoding glycoside hydrolase family 97 protein gives rise to the protein MKTLLSLIVSALLVSLTHAQSIQSPNNKLTLTFSLSAEGEPMYKLNFGKKTVILPSKLGIEIKEQTSFVKSFRIEKMETSLVDESWDPVWGEVKTIRNNYRELKVTLAQMTTKPRTMVLVFRLYDEGLGFRYEFPEQEFLDHFVVTDEKTEFHLTGDHKAFWMPGDFDTNEYAYSETKLSEVDAEIGRRVGEIFTRSVISKDFVQTPVMMKSADGLYINIFEAAVVNYPAMCLHINKENFLLTSAIAPDPVGNKAYLQTPARTPWRVVFVSDKAADILGSKIILNLNEPSKIQDVSWIKPIKYIGIWWELHVGRSSWNYADVNNVRLGETDWKSLKPNGRHGATTERTKYYIDFAAKHGFDQVLVEGWNVGWEDWFGKWKEEVFDFVTPYPDFDVDELQKYAASKGVKLMMHHETSASVTNYERRMDDAFSFMNKHGYDAVKTGYVGKIIPRGEYHDGQWMTNHYVRVVEKAAKYKIMVNAHEPVRPTGLHRTWPNWLACEAARGNEFNAWSQGNPPFHETILPFTRLLGGPMDYTPGIFQIKMNFYNPDKKEQVHTTLTKQLALYVTLYSPLQMAADLPENYEAKLDAFQFIKDVAVDWDDTKILEAEPGDYITMARKAKGKNEWYLGAITDENARTATAPLSFLDPKQSYVATIYADAPDAHWEKNPMAYTINGFLVDARTVLKLKLAPGGGSAVSIRPTTTGDLKGMKKYP